The nucleotide sequence TGATTGCCCTGACGACTTCGTACAAGCTAAATGGAATAAAGAACTTAATATTTGGGAAGAAGGAGCCAACAAAGAGAGCCTGATGCTAGAAAGAAAAAACAAAATACTTGAATATGCACAATATAAGAAAGAAATCGAGGAGCTGAAAGAGTTCTCAGACGAATTTGAAAGCGATGAGACAATAGAATTATTAGAAAGTAAGATGAAGGTCTTAAAAGATGAAATAAATTCATTATTGGTTAAGATAAAAAAAATTAAGTAAGGAGGGGAATAATATGAAAGCATTAGTTATTGGACACAATCAACGGAGTAAAGGAGCATATTCTCATATGTTGAGTCAGTATGAGTATGATTATTATGTAGACGTAGCAAATATTATAAATGAGTTAGATGAGTCTATAGATGTATACCTAAGAAAACCTAGCACTGGATATAGTAAGGAAATGAGACCTGTAATAGATTCTATCAATCTAAATAATTATGATTTTGTTTTAGAACTGCATTTTAATAATGTTTCAGACAAGAGGGTGAATGGAGCTTTATGCCTTGCACATTATAAGAGTGTTAAAGGTTTAAAAATTGCAGAAGAGTTCTTAGAAAAATTATGCGAATCTTATAATTTAAAAAACAGAGGTATTATCAAGGTAAAAAGTAGTTCCGACAGAGGAGGCTTTGGAATATGTAAGACCTGCTGCCCTTATGTTTTAATTGAACCGTTTTTCGGTAATAATCAGGAAGCGGAAAAATTCAAGAATAAGGAAAGGTTTGCAAAATTTATAGTTGATTTTATTAGGGAGGTAGATTAGCATGACTGGGAAAGTATTTTATGGCGTTATAATTGCATGTATTGTGGCTGTAGTGGCATTAATTGTATTGATGTATGTATATAGAAGACAGGGGAAAATAGCTAAAGAGGAGAGAATAAAAGGTGTTTTGATGAGAATAGGATATTATGCAGTTGCAGTAGTTGAAGCTATTTACAAAGATGGAAATGGAAAAAAGAAATTGGATGAAGCTACTAAGATTGTAAGAGGTAAACTTCCAGGAGGAGTATCTGACCTTGTACCTGATGAAATGCTACATGAATGTATTGAAAAAGCCTTAGCTGATTTACAGGTGGTATTTAAAGGTAAAAAGGCGGATGAAATAAGCATGTTGAATAAAATCATTGATGCCGGAGTAAGTTCAGGTGATGCAAAAGCAGCACTTGAAGTTGCTAAAAACTTAAGAGACTCAAAAGGATATGTTGAAGGATACGCTGAAGGGCGCACAGACTTCCATGGAAAGACTGAGGGCGTTGTAGGAGTTAAAGCTGGAATGAAATTATAGAGGTGATACTATGGAGTTTTTTTGCATCAACGGAAAAGGGTTAGTTGCTGTATGTTGGACTAGCTGGATTGCATTCCTTGCTTGGCTTATCGGGGGTTTTGATTTGCTTATAACGGCTCTTTTAATACTAATGGTAATAGATTATATAAGTGGATTGCTAGCAGGATACAAAGGGAAGAAATTAAACAGTAAAAAGGCATATATGGGCATAAGAAAAAAAGTTATGATTTGGTTGATCATAGCGGTTGGAAATCTTGTTTCCATGCTTTTTAATGAACCTTCAATAAGAAATATTGTAGCTATGTTTTATTGCTCCATTGAAATTCTCAGCATAATAGAGAATGCTGGGAAACTTGGCGTGCCAATACCAAGTAAACTAAGAGATGCATTAGAGCAGTGTAAAAAAAAGTAATATTCCTATTTAGCATTGATAAGATAAAAATAAAGTGATAATATAACTTATTGATTAGAAAAAAAGTCTTTCCCCAGATGATGTAAACAGTCTAATCAAGTTTGAAAAGAAAGGAGCTCAGGCTCTTTTTTTTATACGGAATTATGCTATAATATATATAGAGAAATATCAATATTTAAGAGTAAAAAAAGGAAGAAAAATATTGCACTTAAAATGCACTTAAAAATTCAAAAACTATATAAAAAGATGTGTATAATAAAAATAAAAACACAAGAAATCAAAGGATATAAATAAAGTAGATTAAAAAGAAAATTTGCATTTGTAGAATGGGAGTAGAATTTCAAAATATCTATAATTGATGCTTTTAGAGAATAGATTATTCTATTTTCTTGAAATATTCCTAAAAATTAATAGAGATATTGAACCACCTGAGGGTAGTACCTTTAGGTGGTTTTTTTTCGTACTTAAAATGTACTCAAAAATAAAGGTTCTTTGTCAACAGTATTGATAACTAAAACAAAATAAAAATTAAAAAATAGTGTATCAGGAAATACCAATAAGGTAAATCTATCAATACTGTTTATTATACAACGTTTATTTTAGCCACCCAAGCTGGTGTTTTTTTTGTTATTTGTTAGTGTTTGATGTATAATAAAAGAGTTCAAGGGTTAAGGTGTACTTCAGTTAAAAAAATTACTGGATGTTCATACAATACCATAAAAAAATATGAAGAAATGGAAAATATGACCCCTAAATTTAATACTCCCAAGAAGCCTACAAAGCTTGCCCCGTTTAAAGATATTGTCAAAAAATGGTTGATGAAGGATAAAGGGAGATCTCATAAACAAAGACATACTGCAAAAAGAATTTACATGAAATTATGCAAAAAATACCCACATACATATAATGCAAGCTACAGAAATCTTACTAAAATCATGGCTAATGTTAAACTTGAACTTAATATTGGAAAAGAAGAGTTTTTGTAATTGTCATACTCTAAAGAAGAAGCACAGGTTGATTTTGGAAAACTTGGATTAACCATTCCAGAAGTTGTAACAAGGAAAAATAAAAAATATTATAAAAGATGATAGTGGAAAGTAAAATTTTCACTATTTTACTAAGTATAAGTGAATAGAGAAGGGATATAATGGAGATAAGATTATTAGTAGAAAAAGAGATAGGTAAGGTGGCAGAACTTTATATTAAAAGTTGGGGAACAACATATAAAGCAATTATACCAGATAAGATATTAGAGAGATTTAGTCAGACATGGAAAGATTACATAACTAAAGAGAATAGTGGTATATTTGGGGCATTTGAAAATGATGTATTCTTAGGATTTGGAGCTTTTACTCCAGATGAGGAGATAGGAAATACTTTGTGCTTAGAATCTTTACATGTAAAAGATGAGTATAAAGGAAAAGGAATAGAAAACAAGATTATAAATCATCTAAAAGAGCATGCCAGGAGAAAAGGATATAAAGGTGTAAATGTATCTATAATGAGTGGAAATTATAAAGCAAGAGACCTATATACAAAATCAGGAGTAGTCCCTCTTAATGATTATGATAACTATAAAATAAAGTTTGAAAAATTGTATTGTGATATAGAAGTATTAGGAAATAGAAGACTTTTGGATAGAGCAAGTAAAGATTTAAAGGGAGCAGATGAGCAATTATTAGTATTAAAAATAGTGGAGCAATATATTAAAGAAAGTAAGTTAAATACCCTGTATCAAATATTGACTAGAAAAGAAACTGATCCAAAAGATATTATTAAGATAGGAATAGAAGCACAGCCATTAACCCATAGAAAAAAGGAAGGAAATACTTATCTTGACTTAGCTATGGGAAGCATAAAGAAAAGAGGAAATACAGAATCAGGGATAGAATTAGATACTGATAATAAGGAACAAGATTTTGTATTTTGTGAGGCTAAATGGAAAAGTGATTTATCTGTTGGAGTAAGTAAATGTTCTATCAGAAATCAACTTCAAAGAGTAATAGAAAATGCCTTAATTTTTGCTGGGGAAACTTTTAAAGGAAATATATTTGTTACTTTAATAACACCAGAATTATATAAGAAACACTATGAATTAGGACTTAATACAAGATTTTATTCTTGTAAATATTTTGAATATAAGGAAAATATAAGAGGAACATTTTTAAGAGAGCTTGATTTAATTAAAAAATTAGGGGTAATACCTTTTAATGATGAAAAAGGAGAAGAGAAAAAGAGCAAATTTATAGAGAGAGTTGAAAAGAATTTAAATAAGTTAATTTTAAATTGGGTAACATTTGAAGAGTTACTTTCTGAAATTTCTAATGATATTTTAAAGAGTGAATACGAAAAATACAATACTAAAGGTTAGTTTTAAAAAGGATGGTATAATCCAGGAAGCATTGGCAGAAACGATAGGATGCTCAGGTCTAACCCATTCAGTTGCTATGGCATCAGAATTCCGGGACTTACTTTACTAGAGGCATTGAATATAGGCCTTGTGTGTGATGTAATGAATACAACCATTAGAGAGATTTTTTTACAGATAGCATATAGTAGATTAAAATTTT is from Fusobacterium sp. DD2 and encodes:
- a CDS encoding GNAT family N-acetyltransferase, translated to MEIRLLVEKEIGKVAELYIKSWGTTYKAIIPDKILERFSQTWKDYITKENSGIFGAFENDVFLGFGAFTPDEEIGNTLCLESLHVKDEYKGKGIENKIINHLKEHARRKGYKGVNVSIMSGNYKARDLYTKSGVVPLNDYDNYKIKFEKLYCDIEVLGNRRLLDRASKDLKGADEQLLVLKIVEQYIKESKLNTLYQILTRKETDPKDIIKIGIEAQPLTHRKKEGNTYLDLAMGSIKKRGNTESGIELDTDNKEQDFVFCEAKWKSDLSVGVSKCSIRNQLQRVIENALIFAGETFKGNIFVTLITPELYKKHYELGLNTRFYSCKYFEYKENIRGTFLRELDLIKKLGVIPFNDEKGEEKKSKFIERVEKNLNKLILNWVTFEELLSEISNDILKSEYEKYNTKG
- a CDS encoding phage holin, LLH family, whose product is MTGKVFYGVIIACIVAVVALIVLMYVYRRQGKIAKEERIKGVLMRIGYYAVAVVEAIYKDGNGKKKLDEATKIVRGKLPGGVSDLVPDEMLHECIEKALADLQVVFKGKKADEISMLNKIIDAGVSSGDAKAALEVAKNLRDSKGYVEGYAEGRTDFHGKTEGVVGVKAGMKL
- a CDS encoding N-acetylmuramoyl-L-alanine amidase, which gives rise to MKALVIGHNQRSKGAYSHMLSQYEYDYYVDVANIINELDESIDVYLRKPSTGYSKEMRPVIDSINLNNYDFVLELHFNNVSDKRVNGALCLAHYKSVKGLKIAEEFLEKLCESYNLKNRGIIKVKSSSDRGGFGICKTCCPYVLIEPFFGNNQEAEKFKNKERFAKFIVDFIREVD
- a CDS encoding phage holin family protein, which encodes MEFFCINGKGLVAVCWTSWIAFLAWLIGGFDLLITALLILMVIDYISGLLAGYKGKKLNSKKAYMGIRKKVMIWLIIAVGNLVSMLFNEPSIRNIVAMFYCSIEILSIIENAGKLGVPIPSKLRDALEQCKKK